A genomic window from Montipora capricornis isolate CH-2021 chromosome 8, ASM3666992v2, whole genome shotgun sequence includes:
- the LOC138059253 gene encoding methyltransferase-like protein 27, whose amino-acid sequence MECGGQEYNCNKHEKLEELLDFYKKAAADYDKDVKVLRGYVGHETSVNIFANTLKQCDFAEDAKILDVGAGTGLVGEELSKRNFANIDALDASLALLDKAEKKGIYKQLFVDVLGPGKCLNLKDNCYDAAIAVGVFTLNHVKADGAMDEMARVVRPGGLVCFSIREDVAFKQEYGYQEKMEQLCQEQVWKLVSQTKEQYHSKNDFLKCYLYIYQVL is encoded by the exons ATGGAGTGTGGCGGACAAGAATACAATTGCAACAAGCACGAAAAATTGGAAGAACTTCTTGACTTCTACAAGAAAGCTGCCGCAGATTATGATAAG GATGTTAAGGTGCTTAGGGGATACGTTGGACATGAAACATCAGTCAACATATTTGCAAACACCTTAAAACAATGTGATTTTGCAGAAGATGCCAAAATACTAGATGTTGGTGCTGGCACTGGTCTTGTTGGAGAAGAACTTTCCAAAAGAAACTTTGCTAACATTGATGCTCTAGATGCCTCTCTCGCTCTTCTGGATAAAGCTGAGAAGAAGGGAATTTACAAGCAACTTTTTGTGGATGTTTTAGGTCCAGGCAAATGTTTAAACCTTAAGGATAACTGTTATGATGCAGCTATTGCAGTGGGCGTGTTCACATTGAATCATGTGAAGGCTGATGGAGCTATGGATGAAATGGCTCGAGTTGTGCGTCCAGGTGGCCTGGTGTGTTTCTCCATCAGAGAAGATGTTGCCTTTAAACAAGAGTATGGATACCAGGAGAAAATGGAGCAGTTATGCCAAGAGCAAGTCTGGAAGCTTGTATCCCAAACTAAGGAACAGTACCACAGCAagaatgattttttaaaatgttactTGTACATTTATCAAGTTTTATAG